The following proteins are co-located in the Procambarus clarkii isolate CNS0578487 chromosome 16, FALCON_Pclarkii_2.0, whole genome shotgun sequence genome:
- the LOC138365456 gene encoding WW domain-binding protein 11-like: protein MAKCLPPPGSPKCLLPPGSPKCLPPPGSPKCLPPPGSPKCLPPPGSAKCLPPPGSPKCLTPPGSPKCLTPPGSPKCLTPPGSPKCLTPPGSPKCLPPPGSPKCLPPSGSPKCLPPPGSPKCLPPPGTPKGLPPPGTPKCLPPPGSPKCLPPSGTPKCLPPPWFS from the exons ATGGCGAAG TGCCTCCCGCCCCCTGGTTCTCCTAAGTGCCTCCTGCCCCCTGGTTCTCCTAAGTGCCTCCCACCCCCTGGTTCTCCTAAGTGCCTCCCGCCCCCTGGTTCTCCTAAGTGCCTCCCGCCCCCTGGTTCTGCTAAGTGCCTCCCGCCCCCTGGTTCTCCTAAGTGCCTCACGCCCCCTGGTTCTCCTAAGTGCCTCACGCCCCCTGGTTCTCCTAAGTGCCTCACGCCCCCTGGTTCTCCTAAGTGCCTCACACCCCCTGGTTCTCCTAAGTGCCTCCCACCCCCTGGTTCTCCTAAGTGCCTCCCACCCTCTGGTTCTCCTAAGTGCCTCCCGCCCCCTGGTTCTCCTAAGTGCCTCCCGCCCCCTGGTACTCCTAAGGGCCTCCCGCCCCCTGGTACTCCTAAGTGCCTCCCGCCCCCTGGTTCTCCTAAGTGCCTCCCGCCCTCTGGTACTCCTAAGTGCCTCCCGCCCCCCTGGTTCTCCTAA
- the LOC138365457 gene encoding uncharacterized protein, which yields MNPGSPKCLPLPGSPKCLSAPGSPKCLPPPGSPKCLPPPGSPKCLPPPGSPKCLQPPGSPKCLPPPGSPKCPPPPGSPKCLSAPGSPKCLPPPGSPKCLPPPGSPKCLPPPGSPKCLQPPGSPKCLPPPGSPKCPPPPGSPKCLPPPGSPKCLPPPGSPKCLPPPGSPKCLPPPGSPKCLPPPGSPKCLPPPGSPKCLPPPGSPKCPPPPGSPKCLPPPGSPKCLPPPGSPKCLPPPGSPKCLPPPGSPKCLPPPGSPKCLPPPGSPKCLPPPGSPKCLTPPGSPKCLPPPGSPKCLPPSGTPKCLPPPGSPKCLPPPGTPKCLPPPGSPNCLPPSGTPKCLPPPGSPKCLPPPCSPKCLPPPGTPKCLPPPGSPKCLPPPGSPKCLPPSGSPKCLPPPGTPKCLPPSGSPKCLPPPGTPKCLPPSGSPKCLPPPGIPKCLPPSGSPKCLPPSGSPKCLPPPGSPKIFVGS from the exons atgaaccctgGTTCTCCTAAGTGCCTCCCGCTCCCTGGTTCTCCTAAGTGCCTCTCGGCCCCTGGTTCTCCTAAGTGCCTCCCGCCCCCTGGTTCTCCTAAGTGCCTCCCGCCCCCTGGTTCTCCTAAGTGCCTCCCGCCCCCTGGTTCTCCTAAGTGCCTCCAGCCCCCTGGTTCTCCTAAGTGCCTCCCGCCCCCTGGTTCTCCTAAGTGCCCCCCGCCCCCTGGTTCTCCTAAGTGCCTCTCGGCCCCTGGTTCTCCTAAGTGCCTCCCGCCCCCTGGTTCTCCTAAGTGCCTCCCGCCCCCTGGTTCTCCTAAGTGCCTCCCGCCCCCTGGTTCTCCTAAGTGCCTCCAGCCCCCTGGTTCTCCTAAGTGCCTCCCGCCCCCTGGTTCTCCTAAGTGCCCCCCGCCCCCTGGTTCTCCTAAGTGCCTCCCGCCCCCTGGTTCTCCTAAGTGCCTCCCGCCCCCTGGTTCTCCTAAGTGCCTCCCGCCTCCTGGTTCTCCTAAGTGCCTCCCGCCCCCTGGTTCTCCTAAGTGCCTCCCGCCCCCTGGTTCTCCTAAGTGCCTCCCGCCCCCTGGTTCTCCTAAGTGCCTCCCGCCCCCTGGTTCTCCTAAGTGCCCCCCGCCCCCTGGTTCTCCTAAGTGCCTCCCGCCCCCTGGTTCTCCTAAGTGCCTCCCGCCCCCTGGTTCTCCTAAGTGCCTCCCGCCCCCTGGTTCTCCTAAGTGCCTCCCGCCCCCTGGTTCTCCTAAGTGCCTCCCGCCCCCTGGTTCTCCTAAGTGCCTCCCGCCCCCTGGTTCTCCTAAGTGCCTCCCGCCCCCTGGTTCTCCTAAGTGCCTCACGCCCCCTGGTTCTCCTAAGTGCCTCCCGCCCCCTGGTTCTCCTAAGTGCCTCCCGCCCTCTGGTACTCCTAAGTGCCTCCCGCCCCCTGGTTCTCCTAAGTGCCTCCCGCCCCCTGGTACTCCTAAGTGCCTCCCGCCCCCTGGTTCTCCTAACTGCCTCCCACCCTCTGGTACTCCTAAGTGCCTCCCGCCCCCTGGTTCTCCTAAGTGCCTCCCGCCCCCTTGTTCTCCTAAGTGCCTCCCGCCCCCTGGTACTCCTAAGTGCCTCCCGCCCCCTGGTTCTCCTAAGTGCCTCCCACCCCCTGGTTCTCCTAAGTGCCTCCCACCCTCTGGTTCTCCTAAGTGCCTCCCACCCCCTGGTACTCCTAAGTGCCTCCCACCCTCTGGTTCTCCTAAGTGCCTCCCACCCCCTGGTACTCCTAAGTGCCTCCCGCCCTCTGGTTCTCCTAAGTGCCTCCCACCCCCTGGTATTCCTAAGTGCCTCCCACCCTCTGGTTCTCCTAAGTGCCTCCCACCCTCTGGTTCTCCTAAGTGCCTCCCACCTCCTGGTTCTCCTAAAATCTTCGTTG GTTCCTAA